Proteins encoded in a region of the Pseudomonas sp. GOM7 genome:
- a CDS encoding AAA family ATPase yields MTAKLPMWKQALNYHKQMYPDDFGVVVKDEHYYPKLAELLITRRTQKAFSYLDIEPIESSLMVSRSSPVVVRAQGGNKLMFKDASGAFRVRLSKDEVVHIVRCRLNSSLCIEYAVGRQSAILQLHNLCRTGSKNLRRNLPKKGLWDCEKDNGLIYHRPKPSLVKEASAFSGHPQYENLESDFIQFFEDIDFYTRYGQAGMRKVLMAGPPGTGKTTLARVLAANYSSKYAFIQADGSTFRDVCYEAARRSTPTIVIAEEVDHLYKGYAGAEILSFLDGIKTPRNVAGTYVIFSTNYPKAIDERILKRPGRIDRVIPVGAFRRKAAAVCAQHYLPDDCHIPAKDLGAVLDRCTAAEIKEIIVTAFGVTRVTREELTAKTLEHARELLTGRLKRAAETCEEDMDDRQNEFKERGPGVDHDELIEEVRNMKD; encoded by the coding sequence ATGACTGCCAAACTTCCCATGTGGAAACAAGCCCTGAACTACCACAAGCAAATGTACCCGGATGATTTCGGTGTGGTGGTCAAGGATGAGCACTACTACCCCAAGCTGGCCGAACTGCTGATCACTCGGCGAACCCAGAAAGCTTTCAGCTATCTGGATATAGAGCCAATCGAGTCCAGTTTGATGGTGTCGCGCAGCAGCCCGGTTGTGGTTCGGGCGCAGGGTGGCAACAAGCTGATGTTCAAGGACGCCTCAGGCGCCTTTCGTGTGCGCCTGAGTAAAGACGAGGTTGTCCATATTGTGCGTTGCCGGCTCAACAGCTCGCTGTGCATTGAGTACGCTGTTGGCCGACAGAGCGCGATACTTCAATTGCACAACCTCTGCCGGACGGGATCGAAGAACTTGCGCCGCAACCTCCCCAAGAAGGGGTTGTGGGACTGCGAGAAAGACAATGGGCTGATCTATCACAGGCCAAAGCCTTCACTGGTGAAAGAGGCCTCTGCCTTCTCTGGGCATCCCCAGTACGAAAATCTGGAATCGGACTTCATCCAGTTCTTTGAAGACATCGACTTCTACACGCGCTACGGCCAGGCAGGCATGCGCAAGGTTCTGATGGCAGGGCCACCTGGTACTGGGAAGACCACCCTCGCCCGTGTGCTGGCAGCGAACTACAGCAGCAAATACGCATTCATTCAGGCGGACGGCAGCACCTTCCGGGATGTGTGCTATGAGGCCGCACGTCGCTCCACGCCAACCATTGTGATCGCTGAAGAAGTCGATCACCTCTACAAGGGTTATGCAGGCGCCGAAATTCTCAGCTTCCTGGATGGAATCAAGACACCCAGGAATGTCGCAGGCACCTACGTCATTTTCTCGACCAACTATCCCAAGGCCATCGATGAGCGAATCCTCAAGCGCCCAGGCCGCATAGACCGTGTGATACCTGTTGGGGCTTTCCGGCGAAAAGCTGCGGCTGTATGCGCCCAGCATTACCTACCAGACGATTGCCATATACCGGCCAAAGATCTGGGAGCTGTGCTCGATCGCTGCACTGCTGCTGAGATCAAAGAGATCATCGTGACCGCCTTCGGTGTTACCCGTGTCACCCGAGAAGAGCTGACGGCCAAGACCTTGGAGCACGCTCGCGAACTGCTCACTGGCCGGTTGAAACGAGCGGCGGAGACCTGTGAAGAGGACATGGATGATCGACAGAACGAGTTCAAGGAGCGCGGCCCTGGTGTTGATCACGATGAGCTCATCGAAGAAGTCAGAAACATGAAGGACTGA
- a CDS encoding PFL_4669 family integrating conjugative element protein, translating to MSITMHTHHAARLWFGRRKSEETGQHTIIGMPRFITLMDQMKNAAAQNDPYADHWLIRMEERLETARSEIQQLAQQVDELLKKVPPAISIAENLNVQPVRLPLFIGCQLGYIGVYMLTEYDTLARRILLAHHTALIGRKLMEQMLDRGAHEIRSCYGLAQQYRHAGVTRDDIAANNARARDAIEKFGQLPQDVLEGTVRSSYAPALPQLRNGTASAADLDADDSVLEQSAGLEAEGEPNGA from the coding sequence ATGAGTATCACCATGCATACTCATCACGCTGCCCGTTTGTGGTTCGGTCGCCGCAAATCCGAAGAGACCGGACAACACACCATCATCGGCATGCCGCGCTTCATCACGCTGATGGATCAGATGAAGAATGCCGCTGCGCAAAACGATCCATACGCCGACCACTGGCTCATACGTATGGAGGAGCGTCTGGAGACAGCTCGCTCCGAGATCCAGCAACTGGCACAGCAAGTCGATGAACTGCTGAAGAAAGTCCCTCCCGCCATCAGCATCGCCGAAAACCTCAACGTTCAGCCGGTTCGGCTTCCGCTCTTCATTGGCTGCCAGTTGGGCTACATCGGCGTTTACATGCTCACCGAATACGACACCCTCGCCCGTCGCATTCTGCTGGCTCATCACACGGCCCTGATCGGTCGCAAGCTGATGGAGCAGATGCTCGATCGCGGCGCGCACGAGATCCGCAGTTGCTATGGGCTGGCCCAGCAGTACCGCCATGCCGGCGTCACTCGTGACGATATCGCGGCCAACAATGCACGCGCTCGCGACGCCATCGAGAAGTTCGGCCAACTGCCCCAGGACGTACTGGAAGGCACTGTGCGTTCGAGCTACGCACCGGCGCTGCCGCAACTACGCAATGGCACGGCCTCTGCCGCAGATCTGGATGCGGACGATTCGGTGCTGGAGCAGAGCGCAGGTCTGGAGGCTGAGGGCGAGCCCAATGGCGCATGA